A single region of the Gossypium arboreum isolate Shixiya-1 chromosome 12, ASM2569848v2, whole genome shotgun sequence genome encodes:
- the LOC108479794 gene encoding pentatricopeptide repeat-containing protein At3g50420 — MLPSYESCYLASLVQKCSSITTVKKARQLHAFLLTTSTTCLHSPSPYLHNNLVSMYSRCNSLSDAKKVFDKTPHRNVVSYNALISAYSRSINHANLAFGLVSQMGFECLRPNGATFTSLLQAASLVQDRLIGSSLHALLLKSGFLGDVCVQTSLLGMYSNFGDLVSANEVFAGIDGKDVVSWNSTIFGYLRNDKIMEGLALFFDMMKFEVFPTPFTYSMVLNACGKLGNYECGKTIHARVVVSNIVVDLPLQNALLDMYCNCGDIEMGLKVFSRIQNFDLVSWNSMLAGLAEHGDGIRAMELFVELKGMYFLKPDEYTFAAVISATSALLASDYGKPLHGQITKSGLESSVFVGTALVSMYFRNGGSESAQKVFSMILKKDVMVWTEMIMGYSRLADGESAIRLLVEMCQMGYKIDSFVLSGVLSACADLAMLKQGEMIHSQAIKSGYDVEMSVCGSLIDMYAKNGNLKAAQSIFSLVSNPDLKCWNAMLGAYSLHGMAENALKLFDKILKHELRPDQVTFLSLLSACSHSGLVERGKLLWGFMKESGCTAGPKHYSCMVSLLCRAGLLDKAEKIIIESPYSEDNLELWRTLLSSCVTFRNLEKGVHAANQVLTVDSRDSGTHILLSNLYAATERWQDVAEMRRKMRGLMLEKDPGLSWIEDKNIIHMFTSGDQLHPRVYDAEAELHRLQGNMKRSVTYDFLSCF; from the coding sequence ATGCTACCGTCATACGAAAGCTGCTATCTAGCGTCCCTCGTACAAAAATGCAGCTCCATAACAACAGTCAAAAAAGCGCGTCAACTCCACGCTTTCCTACTGACCACCTCCACAACATGCCTCCACTCCCCGTCCCCCTACCTCCACAACAACCTTGTATCTATGTACTCTCGATGCAACTCCCTTTCAGATGCCAAGAAAGTGTTCGATAAAACTCCCCATAGAAATGTAGTTTCATACAATGCGCTCATTTCCGCGTATTCTCGATCTATAAACCATGCTAATTTAGCCTTTGGATTGGTTTCCCAGATGGGTTTTGAGTGTTTAAGGCCTAATGGTGCCACATTCACGAGCTTGTTACAAGCTGCTTCATTGGTTCAGGATAGATTGATTGGTTCGtcgctacatgctcttcttctgaAGTCTGGATTTCTAGGTGATGTTTGTGTTCAAACTTCGTTACTTGGGATGTACTCGAATTTTGGGGATTTGGTATCTGCTAATGAAGTTTTTGCTGGCATAGATGGCAAGGATGTCGTTTCTTGGAATTCTACAATATTTGGATACTTGAGGAATGATAAGATAATGGAAGGGCTGGCTCTCTTTTTTGATATGATGAAGTTTGAGGTTTTTCCAACTCCATTTACCTATTCCATGGTGTTAAATGCTTGTGGTAAGTTGGGAAATTATGAGTGTGGGAAAACTATCCATGCCCGAGTTGTCGTTTCTAATATAGTAGTTGATTTACCTTTGCAAAATGCCTTGCTTGACATGTATTGCAATTGTGGTGATATTGAAATGGGGTTGAAGGTTTTTAGCAGGATTCAAAACTTTGATTTGGTTTCTTGGAATTCAATGCTCGCGGGATTGGCAGAGCATGGAGATGGCATAAGAGCCATGGAGCTGTTTGTTGAGTTGAAGGGAATGTATTTTCTTAAGCCTGATGAATACACTTTTGCTGCTGTCATTTCTGCAACTAGTGCACTCTTGGCATCTGATTATGGGAAGCCCCTGCACGGTCAAATTACAAAATCAGGTTTGGAAAGTAGTGTTTTTGTAGGAACTGCCCTTGTGTCCATGTATTTTAGAAATGGTGGTAGTGAATCTGCTCAGAAGGTTTTTAGTATGATCTTGAAGAAAGATGTGATGGTTTGGACTGAAATGATTATGGGTTATTCTAGATTGGCTGATGGGGAGAGTGCTATTAGATTGTTGGTTGAAATGTGTCAAATGGGGTACAAAATTGATAGCTTTGTTCTCAGTGGTGTATTAAGTGCTTGTGCTGACCTTGCAATGCTAAAACAAGGTGAGATGATTCATTCTCAGGCTATAAAATCTGGATATGATGTTGAAATGTCTGTTTGTGGTAGTCTGATTGACATGTATGCCAAAAATGGAAACCTTAAAGCTGCTCAATCCATATTTTCATTGGTTTCTAACCCTGATTTAAAGTGTTGGAATGCAATGCTTGGGGCATATAGCCTACATGGAATGGCAGAAAATGCCCTGAAGCTATTCGACAAGATTCTAAAACATGAACTAAGACCAGATCAAGTAACATTTTTGTCTCTACTATCTGCTTGTAGCCACAGTGGCTTGGTTGAGAGAGGAAAGTTATTATGGGGTTTTATGAAGGAAAGTGGTTGCACTGCAGGACCCAAGCATtattcttgcatggtgagtttgCTTTGTCGAGCCGGATTATTAGACAAGGCAGAGAAGATAATTATAGAATCACCATATAGTGAAGATAATTTGGAACTCTGGAGAACATTGCTAAGCTCTTGTGTCACTTTTAGAAACCTGGAAAAAGGAGTTCATGCAGCGAATCAGGTTTTAACGGTTGATTCAAGAGATAGTGGAACCCATATCTTGCTTTCAAATCTTTATGCTGCAACAGAGAGATGGCAAGATGTTGCAGAAATGAGGAGAAAGATGAGAGGCTTGATGTTGGAAAAGGATCCTGGGCTAAGCTGGATTGAAGATAAGAACATTATTCACATGTTCACGTCTGGAGATCAATTGCATCCCCGGGTTTACGATGCAGAAGCTGAACTCCATAGGTTGCAAGGGAACATGAAAAGATCAGTAACATACGATTTCCTTTCATGTTTCTAG
- the LOC108479795 gene encoding nuclear pore complex protein NUP58 encodes MSSFFATPQPQQSPPLFQPQQLQPFQQSYSPFYQSQQQQQQQQQQQQQQQQPQLQFPQQQQQQQQQQQQQQPLFLFTNDKTPASYSTKWADLHPDSQKFLLQIEERILEYRDESQRLDQCTRLYDSSVSNEGFELDASHIVQELGGISTAMERQKALLQELMSTVKDMLRNTEVAVRSFMMLRPRFVHSNTGGASNATAPSQVPGATTTPGSGVQPTAASMVPVFDFYHGLPKKPSPFLQYTVARFEKYLGECRQWIEELEQLLLLNSDRNSINHASSLLQSLPKVMSNVHDFFVHVAAKVESIHQYIESMKTAYLADHRHRGDVNDPFLEADRRETAKQEAAAKRVHPTLHLPANSQPPTQVAGLFASSAAPAAASAPQTSAATSAASSGGGLSLFSTPSSTPASSMSSSLFATPTTGASIQTSLFSSSSGSLLGSASTPSLFASTVPAFGSTASAGGSLFSTPFASGAPTGSGASFGAASKSSRPKSRTARR; translated from the exons ATGTCATCGTTCTTTGCAACTCCACAACCCCAACAATCTCCGCCATTGTTTCAGCCCCAACAACTACAACCTTTCCAGCAAAGCTACAGCCCTTTTTATCAATcccagcagcagcagcagcagcagcagcagcaacaacaacaacaacagcaACCACAATTGCAGTTTCCAcaacagcagcagcagcagcaacaaCAACAGCAGCAGCAACAacccctttttctttttactAATGACAAGACTCCTGCTAGTTACAGCACCAAATGGGCTGATCTCCATCCTGATTCTCAAAAATTTCTGCTTCAAATTGA GGAAAGGATATTGGAGTATAGGGATGAAAGCCAAAGGTTAGACCAGTGTACTCGCCTTTATGATTCTTCGGTGTCCAATGAAGGCTTCGAGCTTGATGCCAGCCACATTGTTCAG GAACTTGGAGGAATCAGTACTGCCATGGAGAGGCAGAAAGCTTTGCTGCAGGAATTGATGAGTACTGTGAAAGATATGTTAAGGAACACAGAGGTTGCTGTTCGTTCTTTCATGATGCTTCGGCCACGGTTTGTTCATTCAAACACAGGAGGTGCTTCAAATGCCACTGCACCATCCCAGGTTCCAGGGGCAACAACAACACCAGGTTCTGGGGTTCAACCAACTGCTGCATCCATGGTACCAGTTTTTGATTTTTACCATGGGCTTCCAAAGAAGCCTTCTCCCTTTCTACAGTATACAGTTGCTAGATTTGAGAAGTATTTGGGTGAGTGCCGCCAATGGATTGAAGAGTTGGAACAACTTCTCCTTTTGAATTCTGATAGAAACTCTATCAATCACGCATCCTCTTTattgcaatctcttccaaaagtCATGTCCAATGTGCATGACTTTTTTGTTCATGTGGCTGCCAAG GTGGAAAGCATTCATCAATATATTGAATCAATGAAAACAGCTTATCTTGCTGATCACCGTCACAGAGGAGATGTTAATGATCCTTTTCTTGAGGCTGATAGGAGAGAAACTGCCAAACAAGAAGCTGCTGCTAAGAGGGTACATCCAACCTTGCATTTACCTGCAAATTCACAACCGCCAACTCAAGTTGCTGGCTTGTTTGCCAGCTCAGCAGCTCCTGCTGCAGCCTCTGCCCCACAGACTTCTGCAGCAACATCAGCAGCTTCCTCGGGAGGTGGATTGTCTCTTTTTAGTACACCGTCCTCTACTCCTGCttcttccatgtcatcttctctgTTTGCAACTCCAACTACAGGTGCTTCCATCCAAACATCCCTTTTCAGTTCTTCATCAGGATCTCTCCTAGGATCTGCATCCACTCCCTCTCTTTTTGCTAGTACCGTACCAGCTTTCGGCTCTACTGCATCTGCTGGAGGTTCACTTTTTTCAACACCATTTGCATCTG GTGCTCCAACAGGATCTGGTGCTAGCTTTGGGGCTGCATCT AAATCATCAAGGCCGAAATCTCGGACTGCCCGGCGTTAG